One segment of Clostridium botulinum DNA contains the following:
- a CDS encoding glycosyltransferase family 2 protein — MGKNIFTITTTIFQIFVFILTLYYMVLGFFGLIRKKEKKNYTPNKKFALLIAAHNEEVVIGKLIESMLNLNYPKDMYDVFVIADNCTDNTAKISKEYGVNVCERFNKDKRGKGYALEWMFDKLSKMKKQYDAVAIFDADNLVHKDFLQEINSKMNDGYKVVQGYIDSKNPEDSWIAASYSIAFWTQNRMFQLARENVGFSNQIGGTGFAIETETLKELGWGATCLTEDLEFTCKLVLNGEKVGWAHDAIIYDEKPLKLSQSWTQRKRWMQGFTDVASRYFWRLTKKSIKERKWYIFDCALYVLQPFITLMLAASAVLTIIQVDTSGHNIFVLSQAAEGHVVLGVGIKVFALVQFIITPLILAIENKVSKGFFAMTALYSTNLFLIPYILRIMAEYQLDATQNYWIALGVTVGFNIIFLLAVFLLLGKKNVILFFRFLLYGLYTLTWIPITIQGIWNKNNKEWNHTKHIRNIEICDV, encoded by the coding sequence ATGGGAAAAAATATTTTTACCATAACAACAACAATATTTCAAATATTTGTATTTATATTAACTTTATATTATATGGTGTTAGGTTTTTTTGGTCTTATTAGAAAAAAGGAAAAGAAAAATTATACTCCAAATAAGAAATTTGCGTTATTAATTGCAGCACATAATGAAGAAGTCGTTATTGGTAAATTGATTGAAAGTATGTTAAATCTTAATTACCCCAAAGACATGTATGATGTTTTTGTTATAGCAGACAATTGTACAGACAATACTGCTAAAATATCAAAAGAATATGGTGTTAATGTCTGCGAAAGATTTAATAAAGATAAACGAGGCAAAGGATATGCCTTAGAATGGATGTTTGATAAATTATCTAAAATGAAAAAACAGTATGATGCTGTAGCTATATTTGATGCTGATAATCTAGTTCATAAGGATTTTTTGCAAGAAATTAATTCTAAAATGAATGATGGTTATAAAGTGGTACAAGGCTATATTGATAGTAAAAATCCTGAGGATTCATGGATTGCAGCTTCATATTCTATAGCTTTTTGGACTCAAAACAGAATGTTTCAATTAGCTAGAGAAAATGTAGGATTTTCTAATCAAATAGGTGGAACAGGTTTTGCAATAGAAACTGAAACTTTAAAAGAGTTAGGTTGGGGTGCAACTTGTTTAACAGAAGATTTAGAATTTACTTGTAAACTTGTATTAAATGGAGAAAAAGTAGGGTGGGCTCATGATGCAATAATTTATGATGAAAAACCATTGAAATTATCTCAATCTTGGACTCAAAGAAAAAGATGGATGCAAGGATTTACCGATGTTGCATCAAGATATTTTTGGAGATTGACTAAAAAGTCAATTAAAGAAAGAAAATGGTATATATTTGATTGTGCATTATATGTACTTCAACCATTCATTACTTTAATGTTAGCTGCATCAGCTGTACTAACAATTATACAAGTGGATACTTCTGGACATAATATATTTGTTCTTAGTCAAGCAGCTGAAGGACACGTAGTTCTTGGTGTTGGAATTAAAGTGTTTGCTTTAGTACAATTTATAATAACGCCGCTTATATTAGCAATTGAAAATAAAGTATCTAAAGGCTTTTTTGCTATGACTGCATTATACTCGACTAATTTGTTTTTAATTCCATATATTTTAAGAATAATGGCAGAATATCAATTAGATGCAACACAAAACTATTGGATAGCGTTAGGTGTTACTGTAGGATTTAATATAATATTTTTATTAGCAGTATTTTTATTGTTAGGAAAGAAAAACGTAATATTATTTTTCAGATTCCTATTATATGGATTATATACTTTAACTTGGATTCCTATTACTATTCAAGGAATATGGAATAAGAATAATAAAGAATGGAATCATACTAAACACATTAGAAATATTGAAATATGTGATGTTTAA
- a CDS encoding DNA gyrase/topoisomerase IV subunit B, which translates to MELKNNNYDVTDLTSLEKLEPVRIRPGMYIGSTGTKGLHHCIWEILDNAIDEITNGYGDKVTIILNEDKSATIYDNGRGIPTGIHPIKKKSGVEMVFTELHTGGKFDNKNYKTSGGLHGVGAAVVNALSKWVEVEVYQNSNIYRQRFEYAFDKELKRSMPGTPVSKLQAIGKTDKTGTKVTFKPDSEIFSSTDFKFDVIDSRLQELAFQNKGIRLELIDRRKDEEIQKEYYSENGLLDFINYLNESKTVIHETPIIFDGERTVNNLQVQGEICIQFTDSSTEYIASYVNNIPTTEAGTHETGFKTGMTRAFKEGAKRLNLIKEKDKEFEGNDLREGMTAILRIKITNPIFEGQTKTKLGNNEAYTMMNDLVYTKLLEWIEDNKELATTLISNALESAKRREKIKKINDAEKKKVGVGTAPLAGKIAVCTLKDKSVNEFIVVEGDSAGGSAKQARDRRFQTIMPSKGKIMNTEKQKLENVLASEELRIFNAAIGTGTLENYKQDDMKYDKVIIMSDADVDGYHIRTLWMTYIYRYMRSLIANGHLYLAQPPLYKVYKVNKGSETVKYAYSDEELEKAKKEIGKGALIQRYKGLGEMNPEQLWETTLNPETRTLIQVTIDDAAKAEKMISLLMGDVVEPRKNYMYKYGEFN; encoded by the coding sequence ATGGAATTAAAAAATAATAATTATGATGTTACTGATTTAACATCTTTAGAAAAACTAGAACCAGTAAGAATTAGACCTGGGATGTATATAGGTTCTACAGGAACTAAGGGATTACATCATTGTATATGGGAAATATTAGATAATGCTATAGATGAAATTACAAATGGATATGGAGATAAGGTAACTATTATTTTAAATGAAGATAAAAGTGCTACAATTTATGATAATGGTAGAGGTATACCAACAGGAATACATCCTATAAAGAAAAAATCAGGTGTAGAGATGGTATTTACAGAACTTCATACTGGAGGTAAGTTTGATAATAAAAATTATAAAACTTCTGGAGGTCTTCATGGTGTTGGAGCAGCAGTAGTAAATGCTTTATCAAAATGGGTTGAAGTAGAGGTATATCAAAATAGTAATATTTATAGACAAAGATTTGAATATGCTTTTGATAAGGAATTAAAGAGATCTATGCCCGGTACACCTGTAAGCAAATTACAGGCAATTGGAAAGACTGATAAAACGGGAACGAAAGTTACTTTTAAACCTGATTCAGAAATATTTTCATCTACAGACTTTAAATTTGATGTTATAGATAGCAGATTACAAGAACTAGCATTCCAAAATAAAGGAATAAGATTAGAACTTATAGATAGAAGAAAAGATGAGGAAATCCAAAAAGAATATTACTCAGAAAATGGTCTTTTAGACTTTATTAATTACTTAAATGAAAGTAAAACAGTTATTCATGAGACTCCTATTATTTTTGATGGAGAAAGAACAGTAAATAACCTTCAAGTACAAGGTGAGATATGTATACAGTTCACAGATTCATCAACAGAGTATATAGCCAGTTATGTAAATAATATACCAACCACTGAAGCAGGAACTCATGAAACTGGATTTAAGACAGGAATGACGAGAGCTTTTAAAGAAGGTGCTAAAAGGCTTAATTTAATAAAAGAAAAGGATAAAGAATTTGAAGGTAATGATTTAAGAGAAGGTATGACTGCAATACTTAGAATTAAAATTACTAATCCGATTTTTGAAGGACAAACTAAAACTAAACTAGGAAATAATGAAGCATATACTATGATGAATGATTTAGTATATACTAAATTACTAGAATGGATAGAAGATAATAAAGAGTTAGCAACAACTTTAATTAGTAATGCATTAGAATCTGCAAAGAGAAGAGAAAAAATCAAAAAGATAAATGATGCTGAAAAGAAAAAGGTTGGTGTTGGAACCGCACCTTTAGCAGGTAAGATAGCAGTATGTACATTAAAAGATAAAAGTGTTAATGAATTTATAGTTGTTGAAGGAGACTCAGCAGGCGGCTCTGCAAAACAAGCAAGAGATAGAAGGTTCCAAACTATAATGCCATCTAAAGGTAAAATAATGAATACTGAAAAGCAAAAGCTTGAGAATGTTTTAGCTTCAGAAGAATTAAGAATATTTAATGCGGCAATTGGAACAGGTACATTAGAAAATTATAAACAAGATGATATGAAATATGATAAAGTTATAATAATGAGTGATGCTGATGTAGATGGATATCACATAAGAACATTATGGATGACTTATATTTATAGATATATGAGATCGTTAATTGCAAATGGGCATCTGTATTTAGCACAACCACCTTTATACAAAGTATATAAGGTTAATAAAGGTTCTGAGACTGTAAAGTATGCATATAGTGATGAAGAGCTAGAAAAGGCTAAAAAGGAAATAGGAAAGGGTGCATTGATTCAAAGATATAAAGGACTTGGAGAAATGAATCCAGAACAATTATGGGAAACTACTTTAAATCCAGAAACAAGAACACTTATACAAGTTACAATAGATGATGCAGCGAAAGCAGAAAAAATGATATCTCTACTTATGGGAGATGTAGTAGAGCCAAGAAAAAATTATATGTATAAATACGGAGAATTCAATTAA
- a CDS encoding rhomboid family intramembrane serine protease, whose amino-acid sequence MKHLEQKLFNFLIKNDNFYIKEYYSKFYDKLNYIAIKELPYGSYCVLITNEEHEDINVQEAIEYLKTLGKNFALNMVILSNGEYLGTKQENINKLVIHKKNNNIVLCDNSCEPLKNIITNINKSPEFKFNKYLINKKSTLILIAINVIVFLLTVFISRSILTIDINVLLNFGAKYNPLIYQGEVWRLVACAFLHGGITHLLFNMYALYILGPQVEKIFGIKKYLIIYFVSAITSSSLGVALNKNTISVGASGAIFGLLGAILVFSIKQRHKVEKEYILNLLGVIILNLLIGFNISNIDNLGHIGGFLGGIIMARILISNKV is encoded by the coding sequence ATGAAGCATTTAGAACAAAAATTATTTAATTTTTTAATAAAAAATGATAATTTTTATATTAAAGAATATTATAGTAAATTTTATGATAAATTAAATTACATTGCAATAAAGGAATTACCATATGGCAGCTATTGTGTATTAATTACAAATGAAGAACATGAAGACATAAATGTACAGGAAGCTATAGAATATTTAAAAACATTAGGAAAGAATTTTGCTTTAAATATGGTTATACTTTCAAATGGAGAATATTTAGGAACTAAACAGGAAAATATAAATAAGTTAGTTATACATAAAAAAAATAATAATATAGTTTTATGTGACAATTCATGCGAACCTTTGAAAAATATAATTACTAATATAAATAAAAGTCCTGAATTTAAGTTTAATAAATATTTAATAAATAAAAAGAGCACTTTAATTTTAATTGCAATAAATGTAATTGTATTTTTATTAACTGTCTTTATATCTAGAAGTATATTAACAATAGATATAAATGTATTGTTAAATTTTGGAGCAAAGTACAATCCTTTAATATATCAAGGAGAAGTTTGGAGATTAGTAGCTTGCGCATTTTTACATGGTGGAATAACACATTTGTTATTTAACATGTATGCATTATATATATTAGGGCCACAAGTGGAAAAAATTTTTGGAATAAAAAAATATTTGATAATATATTTTGTATCAGCAATAACATCAAGTTCATTAGGTGTAGCATTAAATAAAAATACAATATCAGTTGGAGCATCAGGGGCAATATTTGGTTTACTTGGAGCAATACTAGTATTTAGTATAAAACAAAGACATAAAGTAGAAAAAGAATATATATTAAATTTGCTAGGAGTAATAATTCTAAATTTACTTATAGGGTTTAATATTAGTAATATTGATAATTTAGGTCATATAGGAGGTTTCTTAGGAGGCATCATAATGGCAAGAATTTTAATAAGTAATAAAGTATAA
- the gdhA gene encoding NADP-specific glutamate dehydrogenase, producing MEAKARAYVDGVLKRVREINREETEFIDAVTEVLNSLVPVFEKHEEFIESALLERIVEPDRQIIFRVPWVNDNGDVQVNRGFRVQFNNAIGPYKGGLRFHPSVNLSIIKFLGFEQIFKNSLTGLPIGGGKGGSDFNPKGKSNNEIMRFCQSFMAELYKHIGPNIDVPAGDIGVGGREIGYLYGYYKKLRNASEQGVLTGKGLTFGGSLARTEATGYGLVYFTDEMLKDNNMTFKGKKVVISGSGNVAIYATKKAQELGGTVIALSDSNGYIYDENGINLEVIKEIKEVKRGRIKDYLNYVSTAKYEEGCNNIWKIKCDIALPCATQGEINLESAKILVANDVKAVSEGANMPSTLDAIDLFQENKVLFGPAKAANAGGVACSALEMSQNSLRLSWTFEEVDEKLKDIMKNIYNNSKKSAEEYGHPGNIVVGANIAGFLKVADAMISQGII from the coding sequence ATGGAAGCAAAAGCAAGGGCATATGTTGATGGGGTATTAAAAAGGGTTAGAGAAATTAATAGAGAAGAAACAGAATTTATAGATGCAGTTACTGAAGTGTTGAATTCCTTAGTACCAGTATTTGAAAAGCATGAAGAGTTTATTGAATCTGCTTTACTTGAGAGGATAGTAGAACCAGATAGGCAAATCATATTTAGAGTACCTTGGGTAAATGATAATGGGGATGTTCAGGTAAACAGGGGATTTAGAGTACAATTTAATAATGCAATAGGTCCATATAAAGGAGGATTAAGATTTCATCCATCAGTAAATTTAAGTATAATAAAATTTTTGGGATTTGAACAAATATTCAAAAATTCTTTAACTGGATTACCAATTGGTGGAGGAAAAGGTGGTTCAGATTTTAATCCAAAGGGAAAATCAAATAATGAAATAATGAGATTTTGTCAAAGTTTTATGGCAGAATTATATAAGCATATAGGTCCTAATATAGATGTTCCAGCAGGAGATATTGGTGTTGGTGGAAGAGAAATTGGATATCTTTATGGTTACTACAAAAAATTAAGAAATGCTAGTGAACAAGGGGTTTTAACTGGAAAAGGCTTAACTTTTGGTGGTAGCTTAGCTAGAACAGAAGCCACTGGGTATGGCTTAGTATATTTTACAGATGAAATGTTAAAAGATAACAACATGACATTTAAAGGAAAGAAAGTTGTTATTTCTGGATCGGGAAATGTTGCCATTTATGCTACTAAAAAGGCACAAGAACTTGGTGGAACAGTTATAGCGTTAAGTGATTCTAATGGATATATATATGATGAAAATGGAATAAACTTAGAAGTTATAAAAGAAATTAAAGAAGTAAAGAGAGGCAGAATAAAAGATTATTTAAATTATGTATCAACTGCTAAATATGAAGAGGGTTGTAATAATATTTGGAAAATTAAATGTGATATAGCATTACCTTGTGCAACTCAAGGCGAAATTAATTTAGAAAGTGCAAAGATATTAGTAGCCAATGATGTTAAAGCAGTATCTGAAGGTGCTAATATGCCATCAACATTAGATGCTATAGATTTATTTCAAGAAAATAAAGTTTTATTTGGACCAGCAAAAGCAGCCAATGCAGGTGGAGTTGCTTGTTCAGCTCTTGAAATGTCACAAAACAGTTTAAGATTATCATGGACATTTGAGGAAGTAGATGAAAAACTTAAAGATATAATGAAAAATATATATAATAATTCTAAAAAATCTGCAGAAGAATATGGTCATCCGGGAAATATTGTTGTGGGTGCTAATATAGCTGGATTTCTGAAAGTCGCAGATGCCATGATAAGTCAAGGAATTATATAA